The sequence below is a genomic window from Daphnia magna isolate NIES unplaced genomic scaffold, ASM2063170v1.1 Dm_contigs543, whole genome shotgun sequence.
CATCTATCGGTGATAGTGGCGTCAGTAGCGTGGTTCAATAGCGTCatgaagatggcgtcatctgctcatcgtcaacttcagcgtttaatttacaaataagaaatagaaatcttataaaaaaataaaaatagcttcaacatgtgtacattttatttttaatcattttaaaatttgaattacaatTTTCGTTACATTTGATCTGtaagaattcaattttgaatcattttcatttcaaattgattcaCACACATAGCAGACGCCAACACATCAAGCGTCATCAATAGCGTGGTCTATGGTGCAATGCTATCGCTGGAGTAAGTTGTTTACCTTCAATTCGGGTATGTTAGAGAATTATATCATGTTATTTTCAATCTTAAGTTGCTACTATTGTAATTATCAACTTGTGTGAATAGGTAGCGTCATGATTGGACTACCCTGATGGCGTCATGATCGCTGCTGATTGCCTTTCAAATAGGTTTTCAGCATTCTGCTTACACCTTTGGCATAGAGTCACATATTTCACAATCCAACATCAATTggtagcaacagcagcccttCTCTCCATCATCCAGAAGGGTCTGAGATCAGTGTTGGAGATGTGAGTGACAATTTTAATATGATGAAATTTATCTACCACCAAATTTTTACTCgtgtatgtttttgtttttcaggatGGTTCGGAACAACCCATGGAAAGCTTATCACTCATTGATGCTGTGATGCCTGATGTTGTTGCAAGTCGTCAACAGCAAACACAGAACAATCAGAAACCACAAGTGGTAAAGACAGAACCACCAAATTCCAATGGAGATGAACCCATGCATTCCTATCGTAAGATGGTCAATACTTTTCTTTGATCCCCTGAACTACTTACTTATTTTCCCTTCAACTATTTAATGAAGGCTGGGAAGAGGAAACAGGAGTAGAGATACCTGCCAGCAAATCAACTGTACTACGTGGCCATGAATCTGAAGTTTTCATCTGCGCCTGAACCCAACAACTGATTTATTGGCTTCTGGCTCTGGTGATAGTACTAAGGACATACGGTAACAATATACAAATTTCTCTTGCGAATTTGTGAATGATTAAAagagaaatatttttgttgtttctctaGAATGAAGTAAACGCTATCAAGTGGGATCCTCAGGGTAATCTTTTGGCTTCCTGTTCTCACGATATTGTGTACAGTGTCGCATTTTCTCCCGATGGCAAATACCTAGCATCTGGTAGCTTTGACTAATGTGTACACAGCTGGTCTACTCAGGTATATAATAGTTTCcaagtttaaaacaaaaacaaactacaTCTTCATTCAACTATTCTTAGTCGGGGCAATTGTTACACAGCTACAAAGGAACTAGAGGCATTTTTGAAGTTTGCTGGAATTCTCGGGGCGATAAAGTTGGAGCAAGTGCTTTTGACGGAAGTGTAAGTTTGGTTTTACTATTTCAttcgatttgttttaattttatttcatttcaaggTATTTGCTGGGATAACTGAACAGAAGTTTTAAAGAAAGACGGAAACAATTGACAAGGCAAAAGATTGGGAACCTGAATGCTATTCAGGTAACCAGTGCCAATACATTTTAtacatcaataaaaataagataatatgttttaaaaatcagttgaatgttaaatttacatttcatCATCGCTCACAAATGACATGTCATAATTATCTATGTTTTCATCATTCAGGTTTAAAGGATGGTCAGTGACTACAGTTGGGAATGAGGTTCTCAGTTCTAACACTATTTCCTCCAGTAGTTCCACGGTTGATAACTAATAATAATTATAGATTGATATGGTTATGTAACAATTATTTGAATCATTTCAGTTATTACCTCATTATCCTGGTACCGTGTCCACAAAGCAAAAAGGATTGAGTTCTTCAACTGTGTCTCCTTCTTCCTATGGTCCTTGATTTTCTCGTGTGAGAGAAGCTTCTGTGATAGCTTTACGGCTTCACACAGCTGCTCCAGCACCAACGTCATCTTGTAAAACGGGAGATTTGGGCCACCCGCCAACTGGTAGGAGATAAATAATGAGTAACACTAACTTAATTAATTACTTTACTGAAAATACCTTGTTCCAGTCATTGTGAAGCCCTTCACAATCGTTATTTGTTCTCAGAAGCAGATTGAAACAGGACCAATGAACAGGAGTCCAAAAACGGCCTCGAATCCAGTTTCACTCCATATAGTCCATTAATTTCTCCAGTATTGGTGGCACCGATGTTTGTAAGGAGTCAAACACCGAAGGTATTTTATCGgctatacaaaacaaaactttaaaatttaattttttaaatttcattgcAAAAATGTAACCTGGGAGATAGGCGAGGgaaagcagacgaaaaatgAAGTCGCGAACAGGATTGGGTCCTTTTTTGTTATACTCGGTCGACAGGTTGAAATCGCGGATTTTCTTCATTATTGCCTGGCACCAATGGAAATAACATCCCAAGTGGTAGCAAGAAGGAAACAGTTTTCGGACTGCGACAAAAACTGCCCGTTCAAAATCTGTCACAATCCGTTCAACTCTGGGAAGGGGCATGATTTCCTGAATAAGGTAACAAAATAAGTTAATGCGGTGAGAAATCAATTAAAATGAATTTATTGTACCTTTAGATTTTTgaacatatatatatagtcaATATCTCTATAgtcaatatatatatagtcaaTAGCTCTTCTTCGAGACATACAACAGAAAAGAAGCGGTACTTGCTTTAaatcttctttttcgttctttaTCATCCCGTTTATGGAGAGTAACTAGGttagaaaaattgttttagaTGATTTACTTTAAAAgacgaatttttaaaatacctGTTTTATAGGATCCCTGATGGATTATAGGAAGTGTATCATGTGGAGGAGGAGCCACAGGACGTTCCGGTGGTGGTGGTTTCCGTTCTGAAGTGTGGGTGCCGCTCCTTCGGGAGCTGTCAGTGGTTATGTAAGATAAAGGCTCCCTAGGGAACCTGTGTTGAAAGCGGCAAAACTCGTCTGATGGTACCatcaaagagagaaaaagacagGCCACCACGAAATCATAATTGAGggtaatttcaaaaaataaaacaagcggttaacaaattgaattttaaaacatatctatcttatttttattgacaAATCGAATCAAAACATATTTATCGACACTGTACACTGGTTCGGAGTGCTTGGTTAAGGTATGAATACACAACCCACGCTCAACGTCCCACAAAACGGTCGAGTCAAACGAAGCGCTAGCCAAAATCAGATTCAtgtttgggttttttgttCCAAGGCCGGTAAGACTCCATTTTATGGTGTAGATTTCCTTGTTGTGTGCTTGCGAATCATGAACACAAGTGTCTTGTTACATGTACCACATAAAATGTATTGGCACTGGTTACCTGAATAGCATTCAGGTTCCCAATCTTTTCCCTTGTCAATTGTTTCCGTCTTTCTTTAAACCTTCTGTTCAGTTATCCCAGCAAATAccttgaaatgaaataaaattaaaacaaatcgaaTGAAATAGTAAAACCAAACTTACACTTCCGTCAAAAGCACTTGCTCCAACTTTATCGCCCCGAGAATTCCAGCAAACTTCAAAAATGCCTCTAGTTCCTTTGTAGCTGTGTAACAATTGCCCCGACTAAGAATAGTTGAATGAAGAtgtagtttgtttttgttttaaacttgGAAACTATTATATACCTGAGTAGACCAGCTGTGTACACATTAGTCAAAGCTACCAGATGCTAGGTATTTGCCATCGGGAGAAAATGCGACACTGTACACAATATCGTGAGAACAGGAAGCCAAAAGATTACCCTGAGGATCCCACTTGATAGCGTTTACTTCATTCtagagaaacaacaaaaatatttctctTTTAATCATTCACAAATTCGCAAGAGAAATTTGTATATTGTTACCGTATGTCCTTAGTACTATCACCAGAGCCAGAAGCCAATAAATCAGTTGTTGGGTTCAGGCGCAGATGAAAACTTCAGATTCATGGCCACGTAGTACAGTTGATTTGCTGGCAGGTATCTCTACTCCTGTTTCCTCTTCCCAGCCTTCATTAAATAGTTGAAGGGAAAATAAGTAAGTAGTTCAGGGGATCAAAGAAAAGTATTGACCATCTTACGATAGGAATGCATGGGTTCATCTCCATTGGAATTTGGTGGTTCTGTCTTTACCACTTGTGGTTTCTGATTGTTCTGTGTTTGCTGTTGACGACTTGCAACAACATCAGGCATCACAGCATCAATGAGTGATAAGCTTTCCATGGGTTGTTCCGAACCatcctgaaaaacaaaaacatacacGAGTAAAAATTTGGTGGTAGATAAATTTCATCATATTAAAATTGTCACTCACATCTCCAACACTGATCTCAGACCCTTCTGGATGATGGAGAGaagggctgctgttgctaccAATTGATGTTGGATTGTGAAATATGTGACTCTATGCCAAAGGTGTAAGCAGAATGCTGAAAACCTATTTGAAAGGCAATCAGCAGCGATCATGACGCCATCAGGGTAGTCCAATCATGACGCTACCTATTCACACAAGTTGATAATTACAATAGTAGCAACTTAAGATTGAAAATAACATGATATAATTCTCTAACATACCCGAATTGAAGGTAAACAACTTACTCCAGCGATAGCATTGCACCATAGACCACGCTATTGATGACGCTTGATGTGTTGGCGTCTGCTATTTGTGtgaatcaatttgaaatgaaaatgattcaaaattgaattcttaCAGATCAAATGTAACGAAAattgtaattcaaattttaaaatgattaaaaataaaatgtacacatgttgaagctatttttatttttttataagatttctatttcttatttgtaaattaaacgctgaagttgacgatgagcagatgacgccatcttcatGACGCTATTGAACCACGCTACTGACGCCACTATCACCGATAGATGGAAATCTTCAAAACCACATTTGGTATTCAACTAtaatagaaattttcttttcgtgctgtatatttctttcttctttatcaatgaaaaaaaccaaaaacgatCAATTTCGCCAGGGTAGTTCCACACCGCTTTATGCTGTTGAgctattaatttttctaaaatattttgtaaattaaattctattcCGACATGGCCGAGATTCGAACACCGGCACTTGAGATTATTACCCCGAGTTGCTAACCACTAGACCGCCCGTTGACATGTACGGAGAAGGGAAAACATGGGAGTGTATGGTATGGCCCAGGTAAACCCCCCTTCACTCACCCCTCTCCCATGAGTGCGTGCAGCCTCCCCCGCTCGACCACCCTTTTGGCCGGCTTGAGCAGCACCTCGCGTCAGCCccataaaacaagaaacttaAAAGTGATATGCGtttgttgctttaaaaaacatgaaattgttATGGATATGTTTGAAATCAATCCGTAAGATTTATAAGATTTATttcatcaaacattttcatttcctacttcACCTGAGTACTGGCATTGGCATAGGTAGAGGGGGAGatgcgttcaaggctgagccgctgaaggggagagacgcgttcaaggctgagccgCTGAAGGGGGGATCGAGCTACGGAACAAATAAATGGCGAAGAAAACACGgaaatttgttcatttttttaaaattagcgATAGTTAATAAGTGAAAACGACGTTTGAACAAATGAGTTTTACAGTTAAGATCAAGGGGAATAcgttcatcaaaaaataaagacgggaATCAGCTGCCTAACATGTGAAAAACGAAACGGCAATGTGTGAAATCACTCATCGTGGTTTGAGCTACGGCAATGAATATATACGGTGGCGGATCTCTCGCAGATTATTCCGCCTTCTCGCTCATGTAGAGTAggtcgaatttttttatgaaaatattTCAGAGTACCTAATGGAACTTAGAAATAATtgggagaaataggcccactttgacggagaaataggcccactttaaaaatattgttaaagtgggcctatttcgtaGGGGCCTATTTCGTCCGGGCCTATTTgccgggcctatttcgtcAGGGCCTATTTCGACCgggcctatttctccggcttcctatttgatgcagtagacatagagaagtaaaaactcatggtataacagtgtattcacattaaatacaagtatattccatgcagtttacatatagaagtaaaaactcatggtataacagtgtattcacattgaatacaagtatattccatgcagtttacatatagaagtaaaaactcatggtataacagtgtattcacattgaatacaagtatattccatgcagtttacatatcgaagtaaaaactcatggtataacagtgtattcacattgaatacaagtatatttgatgctgtttacatatagaagttaaaactcatggtataacagtgtattcacattgaatacaagtatattccatgcagtttacatatagaagtaaaaactcatggtataacagtgtattcacattgaatacaagtatattacatacagtttacatatagaagtaaaaactcatggtataacagtgtattcacattgaatacaagtatattccatgcagtttacatatagaagtaaaaactcatggtataacagtgtattcacattgaatacaagtatatttgatgctgtttacatatagaagtaaaaactcatggtataacagtgtattcacattgaatacaagtatattccatgcagtttacatatagaagtaaaaactcatggtataacagtgtattcacattgaatacaagtatattccatgcagtttacatatagaagtaaaaactcatggtataacagtgtattcacattgaatacaagtatattccatgcagtttacatatagaagtaaaaactcatggtataacagtgtattcacattgaatacaagtatatttgatgctgtttacatatagaagtaaaaactcatggtataacagtgtattcacattgaatacaagtatattccatgcagtttacatatagaagtaaaaactcatggtataacagtgtattcacattggatacaagtatattccatgcagtttacatatagaagtaaaaactcatggtataacagtgtattcacattgaatacaagtatatttgatgcagtatacatatagaagtaaaaactcatggtataacagtgtattcacattaaatacaagtatattccatgcagtttacatatagaagtaaaaactcatggtataacagtgtattcacattgaatacaagtatattccatgcagtttacatatagaagtaaaaactcatgg
It includes:
- the LOC116924995 gene encoding LOW QUALITY PROTEIN: F-box-like/WD repeat-containing protein TBL1XR1-A (The sequence of the model RefSeq protein was modified relative to this genomic sequence to represent the inferred CDS: inserted 2 bases in 2 codons), yielding IGFQHSAYTFGIESHISQSNINXVATAALLSIIQKGXEISVGDDGSEQPMESLSLIDAVMPDVVASRQQQTQNNQKPQVVKTEPPNSNGDEPMHSYRWEEETGVEIPASKSTVLRGHESEVFICA